GCCCGAAGGCGCCGGACAAGAAGGCCGACCCGATCATCGTGCATCCGGACGTCCGCCGCACGCTGATGACGATCAGGGCCTTCAACGAAGCCGGTCGCGCCTTCACGCTCTGGACGGCGCTGAAATCCGACATCGCGCACCGTTCCGACAATGAAGCCGACCGCCAGACAGCAGACGACATTCTCGGCCTGATGACCCCGATCCTCAAGGGCGTCATGACCGACAAGGGCTTCGACCATGCCGTCATGGCGCAGCAGATGTTCGGCGGCCACGGCTATATCGAAGAGCATGGCATGAGCCAGTATGTCCGCGATGCCCGCATCGCGATGATCTACGAAGGCGCCAACGGCATCCAGGCGCTCGACCTCGTCGGCCGCAAGCTCGGCCTCAACGGCGGTCGTGCGGTCATGGCGCTGTTCAAGGAAATCGGCGATTTCTGCGAGGAGAACCGTAGCAACGAAAAGCTCGCCGCCTATACCAAGGCGCTGAAGAAGGGCCTCAACGACCTGCAGGCGGCCACCATGTGGTTCATGCAGAACGCCATGGCCAAGCCCGACAATGCCGGCGCCGGCTCGACCGACTACATGCACCTCTTCGGCCTCGTCGTGCTTGGCTACATGTGGGCGAAGATCGCCAAGACCGCCGAGGAAAAGCTTGCCTCTGGCGAAACGGCGCGTGCAGACTATCTGAGGAACAAGCTGATCACCGCGACCTTCTTCATGGAAAGGATCCTGCCGGAAACGGCCCTGCGCAAGGCCCGCATCGAAACCGGCGCCGACACGCTGATGGCGCTCGACGCAGCCGCTTTCTAATCTCGTCGCGGAAGCGATCTAACATGTTTGACGGGCAGCACCTGACGGTGCTGCCGAAAGGGAGATGAGACATGACGAAAGTCTTCGTTTACGACCACGTGCGCACGCCGCGCGGCCGTGGCAAGAAGGACGGATCGCTGCACGAAGTGCCGTCCGTTCGGCTCGCCGCCAAGATGCTGGAAGCGGTGCGTGACCGCAACGACCTCGACACGTCGACCGTCGACGACATCATCATGGGCTGCGTCGATCCGGTGATGGACGCAGGCGCGGTGATCCCGAAGGCTGCCGCCTTCGAAGCCGGCTATTCGACCCGTGCACCGGGCATGCAGATCTCGCGCTTCTGCGCTTCCGGCCTCGACGCCGTCAACTTCGGCGCGGCGAAGATCGCGCAAGGCGCCGACGACATCGTCATTGCCGGCGGCGTTGAATCGATGTCGCGCGTCGGCCTCGGCATGTCCGGCGGCGCCTGGTTCATGGACCCCTCGGTCAATCTGCCGGCCTTCTTCATGCCGCAGGGCGTTTCGGCCGACCTGATCGCTACCAAGTACGGCTTCAGCCGCGACGATGTCGACGCCTATGCGGTGGAAAGCCAGAAGCGCGCCGCGCATGCCTGGGAAAAGGGCTACTTCAAGAAGTCCGTCGTTCCCTTCAAGGACCAGAACGGTCTCACCATCCTCGACCGCGACGAGCACATGCGTCCGGGCACCGACATGCAGGCCCTCGCCTCGCTCAACCCGTCGTTCCAGATGCCGGGCGAAATGGGTGGCTTCGAGGCGGTCGGCATCCAGGCACACCCTGAAATCGAGAAGATCAACTACGTGCACCACGCCGGCAATTCGTCCGGGATCGTCGACGGTGCAGCAGCCGTGCTGCTCGGCTCCAAGGCCGGCGGCGAGAGCATGGGCCTGAAGCCGCGCGCCCGCATTCGCGCCTTCGCCAACATCGGCTCCGATCCGGCGCTGATGCTGACCGGCCCGGTCGACGTCACCGAGAAGCTCCTGAAGCGCGCCGACATGAAGCTGTCGGACATCGACCTCTTCGAGCTCAACGAAGCCTTTGCGGCGGTCGTGCTGCGCTACATGCAGGCCTTCGACATCCCGCACGACAAGATCAACGTCAACGGCGGCGCGATCGCCATGGGCCATCCGCTCGGCGCGACCGGCGCGATGATCCTCGGCACCGTGCTCGACGAACTGGAGCGCCGCGATCTCAACACCGCGCTCGTCACCCTTTGCATCGGCGCCGGCATGGGCACGGCCACGATCATCGAAAGGGTCTGACGATGGACGTGATGCGCCGCACCCTTCTTGGACTGATGGGCCTGGGGCTGCTTGCAGCCGCGGGCTGCGTCTCCGACGAGGAGGAAGGCGGCGACAGCTTCACGCTCACCGGTGCGATCACAAATGTCGCCAGCGGCCCGGTTCCAGTCGGCACCGTCACGATCCGGCTCGAAGAGCAGGGCGTGATGGACGTCGCCGCCAAGCTGATCGCCGAGACGTCTGTCGTCAGCGACGGCAAGGCCACCCGCGTGCCCTTCGTGCTGCAGGTGCCGAAGCCCGAACTCGACAAGGCTGTCGACGCCGGCTTCAGCATCCGTGTCGAGCGCGACGGGCGGCTGATCGCCACCAACACCAGCAAGCAACGTTACAGCGGCGGATCGAACGTCTCGCTGCAGATCGAACCCATTCTCTACTGAGGGGGAGAACCATGACGAATTACACCAATTTCAAGATAGAGACCGACGCCGACGGCATTGCACTCGTCACCTGGGACATGCCCGAGAAGTCGATGAACGTCTTCACCCAGGAGGTGATGGAAGAGCTGAACGCCATCGTCGACCAGACCACTGCCGATGCGGCGGTCAAAGGCGTCGTCTTCACGTCGGGCAAGTCGAGCTTCTCCGGCGGCGCCGATCTCTCGATGATCAAGTCGATGTTCACCTTCCAGCAGGAAGAAAAGAAGAAGGATCCGGATAACGCCGCCCAGAAGCTCTTCGATCTGGTCGGCCGCATGACGGGCCTGTTCCGCAAGCTCGAAACCTCCGGCAAGCCCTGGGTCTCGGCGATCAACGGCACCTGCATGGGCGGGGCCTTC
The nucleotide sequence above comes from Ensifer sp. PDNC004. Encoded proteins:
- a CDS encoding YbaY family lipoprotein; translation: MRRTLLGLMGLGLLAAAGCVSDEEEGGDSFTLTGAITNVASGPVPVGTVTIRLEEQGVMDVAAKLIAETSVVSDGKATRVPFVLQVPKPELDKAVDAGFSIRVERDGRLIATNTSKQRYSGGSNVSLQIEPILY
- a CDS encoding acetyl-CoA C-acetyltransferase; amino-acid sequence: MTKVFVYDHVRTPRGRGKKDGSLHEVPSVRLAAKMLEAVRDRNDLDTSTVDDIIMGCVDPVMDAGAVIPKAAAFEAGYSTRAPGMQISRFCASGLDAVNFGAAKIAQGADDIVIAGGVESMSRVGLGMSGGAWFMDPSVNLPAFFMPQGVSADLIATKYGFSRDDVDAYAVESQKRAAHAWEKGYFKKSVVPFKDQNGLTILDRDEHMRPGTDMQALASLNPSFQMPGEMGGFEAVGIQAHPEIEKINYVHHAGNSSGIVDGAAAVLLGSKAGGESMGLKPRARIRAFANIGSDPALMLTGPVDVTEKLLKRADMKLSDIDLFELNEAFAAVVLRYMQAFDIPHDKINVNGGAIAMGHPLGATGAMILGTVLDELERRDLNTALVTLCIGAGMGTATIIERV